A DNA window from Sphingomonas changnyeongensis contains the following coding sequences:
- a CDS encoding sensor histidine kinase produces MGFDRRVPVLGHALGLIGCGVAGHFAWAAGYWGVLAGAILIAVWLAVLGMLFVARQTAMRDMGGEPPADIAFDRLILDGAPVPMVEIAAGHVRALNRAARRLFGADERILPVPAGLLDPAAHHLRYEGRQWRIDRVVLGGAEQGRTVASLIDVDQEAQAAEARASSEMIHVLGHELLNGLAPIVSLAESGEAVLDAGGADPALLREILTTLGRRAESLQRFTEAYRELARLPPPRLEPVPVAELAQDMARLFASRWPGVTLTVMVAAEGRWPLDRDQIGQALWALLQNAAEAATAARGDRAEVRLALRCDPAGLALSVEDNGPGVAPEQAGRIFRPFQTSKVEGTGVGLSLARQIAQAHGGTLTVRPGPSALFTLQLPRPSAP; encoded by the coding sequence ATGGGCTTTGACCGGCGGGTGCCCGTTCTCGGCCATGCGCTTGGGCTGATCGGGTGCGGCGTGGCCGGGCATTTTGCCTGGGCGGCAGGCTATTGGGGCGTGCTCGCCGGGGCGATCCTGATCGCCGTCTGGCTGGCTGTTCTGGGCATGTTGTTCGTGGCCCGCCAGACGGCGATGCGGGACATGGGGGGCGAACCGCCGGCGGATATCGCGTTTGACCGGCTGATCCTCGACGGCGCGCCGGTGCCGATGGTCGAAATCGCTGCCGGCCATGTGCGCGCGCTCAACCGTGCCGCGCGCCGGCTGTTCGGGGCCGATGAACGGATCCTGCCGGTGCCCGCCGGGCTGCTCGATCCGGCAGCGCATCATTTGCGCTATGAAGGGCGGCAGTGGCGGATCGACCGGGTCGTGCTGGGCGGGGCGGAACAGGGGCGGACGGTCGCGTCGCTGATCGATGTCGATCAGGAGGCACAGGCGGCCGAGGCGCGGGCATCGTCCGAGATGATCCATGTGCTCGGCCATGAGCTGCTGAACGGCCTCGCGCCGATCGTGTCGCTGGCGGAAAGCGGGGAGGCGGTGCTCGACGCCGGCGGGGCCGATCCGGCGCTGCTGCGCGAGATCCTGACGACGCTTGGCCGGCGCGCGGAGAGCCTGCAGCGTTTCACCGAGGCTTATCGTGAACTGGCGCGCCTGCCGCCGCCGCGGCTGGAGCCGGTGCCGGTTGCCGAACTGGCGCAGGACATGGCGCGGCTGTTCGCCAGCCGCTGGCCGGGCGTGACCCTCACGGTCATGGTGGCCGCGGAGGGGCGCTGGCCGCTTGACCGCGATCAGATCGGCCAGGCGCTGTGGGCGCTGCTGCAGAATGCCGCCGAAGCGGCGACGGCGGCGCGCGGCGATCGTGCGGAGGTGCGGCTGGCGCTGCGCTGCGATCCTGCCGGTCTTGCCCTGAGCGTCGAGGACAATGGCCCCGGGGTCGCCCCCGAACAGGCGGGGCGGATCTTCCGCCCGTTTCAGACCAGCAAGGTGGAAGGCACCGGCGTCGGGCTGAGCCTAGCCCGCCAGATTGCCCAGGCGCATGGTGGCACGCTGACGGTGCGGCCGGGCCCGTCGGCGCTGTTCACCCTGCAACTGCCGCGCCCGTCCGCGCCCTAG
- a CDS encoding LysE family translocator → MDIVGFALAVLLIELTPGPNMAWLAGLAATEGRRAGFAAVAGVAIGLLANGVLAALGLAALLEARPGLLAGLRLAGAAMMVWLAVETWRGTGAAAAPRIAGRVERRAFVAGALINLLNPKAYLFFVVVAPQFLGGAALALSPALLLAGVSAAIATLIHSAIVAAGSRAQAWLADPARTRLVRRLFAVLILGIAVSFLLPLVD, encoded by the coding sequence TTGGACATTGTCGGCTTTGCGCTTGCGGTTCTGCTCATCGAACTGACCCCGGGGCCGAACATGGCATGGCTGGCGGGGCTGGCCGCGACCGAGGGGCGGCGGGCGGGCTTTGCCGCCGTGGCCGGGGTTGCGATCGGCCTGCTGGCGAACGGGGTGCTGGCGGCGCTCGGGCTGGCGGCCTTGCTCGAGGCGCGGCCCGGCCTGCTCGCGGGCCTCAGGCTCGCCGGGGCGGCGATGATGGTGTGGCTTGCGGTCGAGACATGGCGCGGCACCGGTGCGGCGGCCGCGCCGCGCATCGCAGGTCGTGTGGAACGGCGCGCCTTTGTCGCCGGGGCGCTGATCAACCTGCTCAATCCCAAGGCCTATCTGTTCTTTGTCGTGGTGGCCCCGCAGTTTCTGGGCGGCGCAGCACTCGCGCTCAGCCCCGCGCTGCTGCTCGCGGGCGTCAGTGCGGCGATCGCGACCCTGATCCACAGCGCCATCGTCGCCGCCGGCAGCCGCGCCCAGGCGTGGCTGGCCGATCCGGCGCGCACCCGGCTGGTCCGCCGGCTTTTTGCCGTGCTGATCCTGGGCATCGCTGTGTCTTTCCTGCTGCCGCTTGTCGATTAG
- a CDS encoding class III lanthionine synthetase LanKC N-terminal domain-containing protein, giving the protein MLASISSLRDMRHVDKTYYLGSDDRFYELNYTHYTPSDELLDLVRPLLEPLGAAWQVRRADVWTHIMPVPQDGEPELLAQGWKIHVSATNLSCREILTRIATLAIARRIQFKFANDVETLRLMTSKRWTRGGSGKFITVYPKSLDEFQEFIDAAYAALDGCQGSYILSDRRYKDSRCLYYRYGGMRATRRLDCLGRRLEVLTSPDGEEVLDQRRPYFELPAWVPDLYPPEPADAGSDDADDAVTLDHGRYVVRSALTFSNTGGVYLAQDTQTGRDVIIKEARPGVELSACGQDATDRLAHEAEILRTLAGMGIVPEVHATFRDWENLYLVEEQLAGEDIRNIMLLNTPLLRVNPTAGQSADFYRIYLGIFKSLLMAVDRIHGRGW; this is encoded by the coding sequence ATGCTGGCCTCGATAAGCTCGCTGCGCGACATGCGCCATGTCGACAAGACCTATTATCTCGGGTCTGACGACCGGTTCTACGAACTGAATTACACGCATTACACGCCAAGCGACGAGCTGCTCGATCTGGTGCGGCCGCTGCTCGAGCCGCTGGGCGCGGCCTGGCAGGTGCGCCGGGCGGATGTGTGGACGCACATCATGCCGGTGCCGCAGGACGGTGAGCCCGAGCTGCTGGCGCAGGGCTGGAAAATCCATGTTTCGGCGACCAACCTGTCGTGCCGGGAGATCCTGACCCGCATCGCCACGCTCGCGATTGCGCGGCGGATCCAGTTCAAGTTCGCCAATGATGTCGAAACGCTGCGGCTGATGACGTCCAAGCGCTGGACGCGCGGCGGATCGGGCAAGTTCATCACCGTCTATCCCAAAAGTCTCGACGAGTTTCAGGAGTTTATCGACGCTGCTTATGCCGCGCTCGACGGCTGTCAGGGCTCCTATATCCTGTCGGACCGGCGCTACAAGGACAGCCGCTGCCTCTATTACCGCTATGGCGGGATGCGTGCGACGCGGCGGCTCGACTGCCTCGGGCGCAGGCTGGAGGTGCTGACCTCGCCGGACGGGGAGGAGGTGCTCGATCAGCGCCGACCCTATTTCGAGCTGCCGGCTTGGGTGCCGGACCTGTATCCGCCCGAACCGGCCGATGCTGGCAGCGACGATGCGGACGACGCGGTGACGCTCGATCACGGGCGCTATGTCGTGCGCAGCGCCCTGACCTTTTCCAACACCGGCGGCGTTTATCTGGCGCAGGACACACAGACCGGTCGCGACGTGATCATCAAGGAAGCGCGGCCGGGCGTCGAACTCAGCGCGTGCGGCCAGGACGCGACCGACCGGCTGGCGCATGAGGCGGAGATTCTGCGCACGCTCGCTGGCATGGGCATCGTGCCCGAGGTCCATGCGACCTTCCGCGACTGGGAAAATCTCTATCTGGTCGAGGAGCAGCTTGCGGGCGAGGATATCCGCAACATCATGCTGCTCAACACGCCGCTGCTGCGTGTCAATCCGACCGCCGGGCAGAGCGCTGATTTCTACCGCATCTATCTGGGCATCTTCAAAAGCCTGTTGATGGCGGTCGACCGCATCCATGGCCGGGGGTGGTGA
- a CDS encoding efflux RND transporter periplasmic adaptor subunit, translating to MLIWRMPAGGSVDMAAADIETGTVRRAPFADYLPVRAVVAPRVSTLVGVLSGGQVEKLLVQDGALVTEGQPLARLTNPALELDVLTREAQIASQLGGIAGEGLNIERSRLDRAEQIAQASYSTIKARRDLSIREQLRAEGFLSDEGVASYAEEAAYQEKRLAQLRAGSAAEAGITRTQAARLEDTRQRLVKSLAALRAGRDALIVRAPTAGRLTNFTLQPGQSLKAGDPAGQVDSEGYWKLEADVDEYHLGRVAPGQPARFAGGQLTVAKVLPTVRDGRFRVELAFAAPPPGLNRGQTLDVRITLGSTAPALVAPVGGWLESGGGASVFVLDAGGRHARRRAVRVGRRNPQQAEILSGLRAGERIILSNLSSVQDDVINIR from the coding sequence GTGCTGATCTGGCGCATGCCGGCGGGCGGATCGGTCGACATGGCCGCCGCCGATATCGAGACGGGCACGGTCCGGCGCGCGCCCTTTGCCGATTATCTGCCGGTCCGGGCGGTGGTCGCGCCGCGGGTCAGCACGCTGGTGGGCGTGCTGTCGGGCGGCCAGGTTGAAAAGCTGCTGGTGCAAGACGGCGCGCTGGTGACCGAGGGCCAGCCGCTCGCCCGGCTGACCAACCCCGCGCTTGAGCTGGATGTGCTGACGCGCGAGGCGCAGATTGCCAGCCAGCTTGGCGGCATTGCCGGCGAAGGGCTGAACATCGAACGCAGCCGCCTCGACCGAGCCGAGCAGATCGCCCAGGCCAGTTACAGCACCATCAAGGCCAGGCGCGATCTGTCGATCCGCGAACAGCTGCGCGCCGAGGGGTTTCTGTCCGACGAGGGCGTGGCCAGCTATGCCGAGGAAGCCGCCTATCAGGAAAAGCGGCTGGCCCAGCTGCGCGCGGGCAGCGCGGCGGAAGCCGGCATCACCCGCACCCAGGCCGCAAGGCTGGAGGACACGCGGCAAAGGCTGGTCAAAAGCCTCGCCGCGCTCAGGGCGGGGCGCGATGCGCTCATCGTGCGCGCGCCGACCGCCGGGCGGCTGACCAACTTCACCCTGCAGCCGGGCCAGTCGCTGAAAGCCGGCGATCCGGCCGGTCAGGTCGACAGCGAGGGATATTGGAAGCTCGAGGCCGATGTCGATGAATATCATCTCGGCCGCGTCGCCCCCGGCCAGCCGGCGCGCTTTGCCGGCGGGCAGCTGACCGTCGCCAAGGTGCTGCCCACGGTGCGCGACGGGCGTTTCCGCGTCGAACTGGCCTTTGCCGCCCCGCCGCCGGGGCTGAACCGGGGCCAGACGCTCGACGTGCGCATCACCCTGGGCAGCACCGCCCCGGCGCTGGTCGCCCCGGTCGGCGGCTGGCTGGAGAGCGGCGGCGGTGCGAGCGTGTTCGTGCTCGACGCGGGTGGCCGCCATGCACGCCGCCGGGCGGTGCGTGTCGGCCGCCGCAACCCGCAACAGGCCGAAATCCTGTCGGGCCTGCGTGCCGGCGAGCGCATCATCCTGTCGAACCTGTCGTCGGTGCAGGACGACGTCATCAACATCCGCTGA
- a CDS encoding TolC family protein, with protein MNRSACAAALMLCLASPCAAETLREAIAAAYATNPQLAEAKARQDALAESPSQAQAQGRLTADLNGAGGYSRFDNGTGGTGAITANLPVWTGGRVPAAVRAATQDAAAGAEAVRDTEAAVLETVVVAYAELLYAQQAVAVAQADIELLAQQVAEARSRFRLGQAARTDVAQFEAQLESARADLAVAESETAAIAAVYRATIGADPGRLDPAPPPPTALPGSVIEARGHALAANPVVRRQRLATMAAAARIDQERAEGNPNLGIGASYGYGVNDRLAASPNAASANLVLRVPLLTGGLVASRVRAARASHRAAGFATITAEREASRLAETAWANLIAAQARAEANARRVAAAELALNGVRAEYGFSLRTTLDILIANGSLRAAQLALARSRSDILIQQAALLRATGLLGPDSY; from the coding sequence ATGAATAGGAGCGCCTGTGCGGCGGCGCTGATGCTGTGCCTGGCCAGCCCATGCGCGGCCGAAACGCTGCGCGAAGCGATCGCCGCCGCCTATGCGACCAATCCGCAGCTGGCCGAGGCCAAAGCCCGGCAGGACGCGCTGGCCGAAAGCCCCAGCCAGGCACAGGCGCAGGGGCGGCTGACCGCCGATCTGAACGGGGCCGGCGGCTATAGCCGGTTCGACAACGGCACCGGCGGCACCGGCGCGATCACCGCCAACCTGCCGGTCTGGACCGGCGGTCGGGTGCCGGCGGCGGTGCGGGCCGCGACGCAGGATGCCGCGGCAGGCGCAGAGGCGGTGCGCGATACCGAAGCGGCGGTGCTGGAAACCGTCGTCGTCGCCTATGCCGAGCTTCTCTATGCGCAGCAGGCTGTAGCGGTGGCGCAGGCGGATATCGAGCTGCTGGCCCAGCAGGTCGCCGAAGCGCGGTCGCGCTTCCGGCTGGGGCAGGCGGCGCGCACCGATGTCGCACAGTTCGAAGCGCAGCTTGAATCGGCGCGTGCGGACCTGGCGGTCGCCGAAAGCGAAACCGCCGCCATTGCCGCCGTCTACCGCGCGACCATCGGCGCCGACCCCGGACGGCTTGACCCGGCGCCGCCGCCCCCCACCGCCCTGCCCGGATCGGTCATCGAGGCACGCGGCCATGCGCTGGCGGCCAATCCCGTGGTCCGCCGGCAACGGCTTGCCACCATGGCGGCCGCGGCGCGGATCGATCAGGAACGCGCCGAGGGCAATCCCAATCTGGGGATCGGTGCCAGCTATGGCTATGGGGTCAACGACCGGCTGGCCGCATCGCCCAATGCCGCATCGGCCAATCTGGTGCTGCGCGTGCCGCTGCTGACCGGCGGCCTGGTCGCGTCGCGGGTGCGCGCGGCCCGGGCAAGCCACCGCGCCGCCGGCTTTGCCACCATCACCGCCGAGCGCGAGGCCAGCCGGCTGGCCGAGACCGCCTGGGCCAATCTGATCGCCGCCCAGGCGCGCGCCGAGGCCAATGCCCGCCGGGTGGCCGCCGCAGAACTGGCCCTGAACGGGGTGCGCGCCGAATATGGTTTTTCGCTGCGCACGACGCTGGATATCCTGATCGCCAACGGGTCGCTGCGCGCCGCACAGCTCGCCCTGGCGCGCAGCCGCAGCGACATTCTGATCCAGCAGGCGGCGCTGCTGCGCGCGACCGGGCTGCTCGGCCCCGACAGCTATTGA
- a CDS encoding ABC transporter ATP-binding protein, translating to MIRLENIERRYISDEVETTALDRIDLAVEAGEFVAIMGPSGCGKSTLLNTLGTVDRPSAGRYLFGDRDLAALDERALARFRAENLGFVFQSFNLIDELTIEENVALGLAYRRDATDRRARVRAAMDKVGIAHRARHFPHQLSGGQQQRAAIARAIVGEPRLILADEPTGNLDTANGEQVMKILTGLNDEGATIVMVTHSPSHADMAKRRIDMLDGRIIASAARRH from the coding sequence GTGATCCGTCTGGAAAATATCGAGCGCCGCTATATCTCCGACGAGGTCGAAACGACCGCGCTCGACCGGATCGACCTTGCGGTCGAGGCGGGCGAGTTCGTGGCGATCATGGGCCCGTCGGGCTGCGGCAAATCGACCCTGCTCAACACGCTGGGCACCGTCGACCGGCCAAGTGCGGGCCGCTATCTGTTCGGCGACCGCGATCTGGCCGCGCTCGACGAACGGGCGCTGGCCCGTTTCCGCGCCGAAAATCTGGGCTTTGTGTTCCAGAGCTTCAACCTGATCGATGAACTGACGATCGAGGAGAATGTCGCGCTCGGCCTCGCCTATCGGCGCGACGCGACCGATCGCCGGGCACGGGTGCGCGCGGCGATGGACAAGGTCGGCATCGCCCATCGGGCGCGCCATTTTCCTCACCAGCTGTCGGGCGGCCAGCAGCAGCGCGCCGCCATCGCCCGCGCGATCGTCGGCGAACCGCGCCTGATCCTGGCGGACGAACCGACCGGCAATCTGGATACCGCCAATGGCGAACAGGTGATGAAGATCCTGACCGGGCTGAACGATGAAGGCGCGACCATCGTGATGGTCACCCATTCGCCCAGCCATGCCGATATGGCGAAGCGCCGGATCGACATGCTCGACGGGCGGATCATCGCCTCTGCCGCGCGCCGCCACTGA
- a CDS encoding sigma-54-dependent transcriptional regulator has translation MPVSSGAAILLIDDNPEIARAVAIAFRIAGDAVDWANGPDEAWSAIARRRYDAILLDMNFTAGAADGEEGLACLRRIIAADPQACVVVITAHSGIRIAVAAMQAGARDFVMKPWRNADLIDKVRAAIAGQTLRPAAMSSPSVQPISGAEPPPTLIGESAVMAEVRALIGRVGPTRASVTVTGPPGSGRTLAARAIHAASADAASAIMRVDVRDPDQLAALAGAGGTVLLRHPDALDPVAQDSLADRLPPELRCLTVAETVDRLTPALRRRLATVELAMPPLSRRGDDVLRLARHFARMAADRFGRPQPVFTPAAEAGLRAAFWPDEVRGLALAVERAVVLAEDGRIDMAMLDPAGPAVADSATPEPRFDLTDAEQTMIRAALREHRHNVSRAAAALGLSRGALYRRMARYGL, from the coding sequence GTGCCCGTGTCAAGCGGAGCGGCGATTCTGCTGATCGACGACAATCCGGAGATTGCGCGCGCGGTGGCAATCGCGTTTCGCATTGCGGGCGATGCTGTCGACTGGGCAAACGGACCTGACGAGGCCTGGTCCGCCATTGCCCGCCGGCGTTATGATGCGATCCTGCTTGACATGAACTTTACCGCCGGGGCCGCCGACGGGGAGGAGGGGCTGGCCTGTCTGCGCCGGATCATCGCTGCCGATCCGCAGGCCTGTGTGGTGGTGATCACCGCGCATAGCGGCATCCGCATCGCCGTTGCCGCGATGCAGGCCGGCGCGCGCGATTTCGTGATGAAGCCGTGGCGCAACGCCGATCTGATCGACAAGGTGCGGGCGGCCATTGCCGGGCAGACGCTGCGTCCGGCCGCGATGTCATCGCCGTCTGTCCAACCCATAAGCGGGGCGGAACCGCCACCGACCCTGATCGGCGAAAGCGCGGTGATGGCCGAAGTGCGCGCGCTGATCGGGCGGGTCGGGCCGACCCGCGCGAGCGTGACGGTCACCGGCCCGCCCGGCAGCGGGCGCACCCTGGCGGCGCGCGCGATCCATGCCGCGTCGGCCGATGCCGCCAGCGCGATCATGCGTGTCGATGTGCGCGATCCGGACCAGCTGGCCGCGCTGGCCGGTGCCGGCGGCACGGTGCTGCTGCGTCATCCGGACGCGCTCGATCCGGTGGCGCAGGACAGTCTGGCCGACCGGCTGCCGCCGGAGCTGCGCTGCCTGACGGTCGCGGAAACGGTCGACCGCCTGACCCCGGCGCTGCGCCGCCGGCTGGCAACGGTCGAGCTGGCCATGCCGCCACTTTCGCGGCGTGGCGATGATGTGCTGCGGCTGGCGCGCCATTTCGCCCGCATGGCCGCAGACCGGTTCGGCCGGCCCCAGCCTGTCTTCACCCCGGCGGCCGAGGCGGGATTGCGGGCGGCATTCTGGCCGGACGAGGTGCGCGGCCTGGCGCTTGCGGTCGAGCGGGCGGTGGTGCTGGCCGAGGATGGCCGGATCGATATGGCGATGCTCGATCCCGCCGGCCCGGCGGTCGCGGACAGCGCGACGCCCGAGCCGCGCTTTGATCTGACCGATGCCGAACAGACGATGATCAGGGCCGCGCTCAGGGAGCATCGCCACAATGTATCGCGCGCGGCCGCCGCGCTGGGCCTCAGCCGGGGCGCGCTGTATCGGCGGATGGCGCGCTATGGGCTTTGA
- a CDS encoding ABC transporter permease, with the protein MTSLSLINFYRALTRHKREALLTIGGLALGIAAFLVLGLYVHFQTSFEKWLPGHDRVQLVQTEWRRTDGPFTGTLPYTMGGLLEQLKQDFPGLVGTRIQGGEAGGSVIHDGAAVLDDIAQVDADFLKVFPLVMQRGDPATALADPNAVVLSATAARRYFGNADPIGQTLAITLEKTANYRVTGVFEDLPGNTDLRFTMLTRIPAVHGEDWWYKWGSTAVATYLRFPSADAASAFAGRLPGFIDRRGFADLGPNASDTVALKLLPIAEQHLHPAGKEGASLRLTVATLGLVGLLTLFIAAVNYVNLATARAGLRAREVAVRKVLGGDRPMLMRQFLTESVLTAALATLLGLILTELSLPFVNAAGGLSLTIPYAIVLPALALLTVVIGIVAGLYPALLLSGFPPAQVLASARAPGGGRSGARTREALVVLQFALATAFIICALVLIAQMRHVRATDLGFERDGLLVVSSLNYSDLEPGPTARLMAAFRAVPGVSAVTTADAAVGGLGNNNLDNFAVPGRPGTGPALRRVLVGSDFFAVYRPRLLAGRLFDDARRTDDASGIPPEGERNIVINRTAAARLGFATPQDAIGKTFQTEGPRTIIGVVEDLRFASPRLPSDPAYYMAFRGVAPFPVVTLRYRGQTRAVMEDARIAWQQILPQVPFIADTGETHLRRLYQDDDRAGRLFAIGAGLAVVIGCLGLWGLAAFDTQRRVKEIGIRKTLGASSVNIVRLLVGRFVRPVLLANLIAWPLALVAARTWLAGFDDRIALSPLFFIAASALAVLIAVLTVIGHALRASRATPAWALRHE; encoded by the coding sequence ATGACCAGCCTGTCCCTGATCAATTTCTATCGCGCGCTGACCCGCCACAAGCGCGAGGCGCTGCTGACCATTGGCGGCCTGGCGCTCGGCATCGCCGCATTTCTGGTGCTCGGCCTGTATGTGCATTTCCAGACCAGCTTTGAAAAATGGCTGCCCGGCCATGACCGGGTGCAGCTGGTGCAGACCGAATGGCGGCGCACCGACGGGCCGTTCACCGGCACCCTGCCCTATACGATGGGCGGCCTGCTCGAACAGCTGAAGCAGGATTTCCCCGGCCTGGTCGGCACCCGCATCCAGGGCGGCGAAGCGGGCGGCAGCGTCATCCATGACGGGGCGGCGGTGCTCGACGATATCGCGCAGGTCGATGCCGATTTCCTGAAGGTGTTCCCGCTGGTGATGCAGCGCGGCGATCCGGCGACCGCGCTTGCCGATCCGAATGCGGTGGTGCTGAGCGCCACCGCCGCGCGCCGCTATTTCGGCAATGCCGACCCGATCGGCCAGACGCTGGCGATCACGCTTGAGAAAACCGCGAACTACCGCGTGACAGGGGTGTTCGAGGATCTGCCCGGCAACACCGATCTGCGCTTCACAATGCTGACGCGCATCCCGGCCGTTCATGGCGAGGACTGGTGGTATAAATGGGGCAGCACCGCAGTCGCCACCTATTTGCGGTTCCCGAGCGCCGATGCGGCCAGCGCGTTCGCCGGGCGGCTGCCCGGTTTCATCGACCGGCGCGGCTTTGCCGATCTGGGGCCGAACGCGTCGGACACGGTGGCGCTGAAGCTGCTGCCGATTGCCGAGCAGCATCTTCATCCCGCCGGCAAGGAGGGCGCGTCGCTCAGGCTCACTGTCGCAACGCTCGGCCTGGTCGGGCTGCTGACGCTGTTCATCGCGGCGGTTAACTATGTGAATCTGGCGACCGCGCGGGCCGGGCTGCGCGCGCGCGAAGTGGCGGTGCGCAAGGTGCTGGGCGGGGACCGGCCCATGCTGATGCGGCAGTTTCTGACCGAATCGGTGCTGACCGCAGCGCTGGCCACGCTCCTGGGGCTGATCCTGACCGAACTGAGCCTGCCCTTCGTCAATGCCGCAGGCGGCCTGTCGCTCACCATCCCCTATGCGATCGTGCTGCCCGCGCTTGCCCTGCTGACGGTGGTGATCGGGATCGTGGCGGGGCTTTACCCGGCCCTGTTGCTGTCCGGCTTTCCACCGGCCCAGGTGCTCGCCTCGGCACGTGCGCCCGGCGGCGGGCGCAGCGGGGCGCGGACCCGCGAGGCGCTGGTCGTCCTGCAGTTCGCGCTCGCCACCGCGTTCATCATCTGCGCGCTGGTGCTGATCGCGCAGATGCGCCACGTCCGTGCGACCGACCTGGGGTTTGAGCGCGACGGGCTGCTGGTCGTCTCGTCGCTCAACTATAGCGACCTCGAACCGGGACCGACGGCGCGGCTGATGGCGGCATTCCGCGCCGTGCCCGGCGTGTCGGCGGTGACCACCGCCGATGCCGCGGTCGGGGGGCTTGGCAACAACAATCTCGACAATTTCGCCGTGCCCGGACGCCCCGGCACCGGCCCCGCGCTGCGCCGCGTTCTGGTCGGCAGCGATTTCTTCGCCGTCTACCGGCCCCGGCTGCTCGCCGGGCGGCTGTTCGACGACGCACGGCGCACCGACGATGCCTCCGGCATCCCGCCAGAGGGGGAGCGCAACATCGTCATCAACCGCACGGCGGCGGCCCGGCTGGGCTTTGCCACACCGCAGGATGCGATCGGCAAGACCTTCCAGACCGAAGGGCCGCGGACCATCATCGGCGTGGTCGAGGATCTGCGCTTTGCCTCGCCGCGCCTGCCGAGCGATCCGGCCTATTACATGGCGTTTCGCGGCGTCGCCCCGTTTCCGGTCGTGACGCTGCGCTATCGCGGCCAGACCCGCGCCGTGATGGAAGACGCGCGGATCGCCTGGCAGCAGATCCTGCCCCAGGTGCCGTTCATCGCCGACACCGGCGAGACGCATTTGCGGCGTCTTTATCAGGACGATGACCGCGCCGGGCGGCTGTTCGCCATCGGCGCGGGGCTGGCGGTGGTGATCGGCTGTCTTGGCCTGTGGGGGCTGGCGGCGTTCGACACCCAGCGCCGGGTCAAGGAAATCGGCATCCGCAAGACGCTGGGCGCATCATCGGTCAATATCGTCCGGCTGCTGGTCGGCCGGTTCGTGCGGCCGGTGCTGCTGGCCAATCTGATCGCCTGGCCGCTGGCGCTGGTCGCGGCGCGCACCTGGCTGGCCGGGTTTGACGACCGGATCGCGCTGTCGCCGCTGTTCTTCATCGCGGCAAGTGCATTGGCGGTGCTGATCGCGGTGCTGACCGTGATCGGCCATGCGTTGCGCGCCAGCCGCGCGACCCCGGCCTGGGCGCTGCGCCATGAATAG
- a CDS encoding GIN domain-containing protein: MLLPAALAVLLAGADGAALRDYPVAGFEAVDLAANAMLTVEQGAMARVAATGDARLLRCLTATVVEDRLVIGWAGRRGRGSVARGGRPDEIVVTGRADCPSMGDPGRLHVRVTAPTVTRVRLIEQGRIDIGPLSVPGFAVTLAGRGQVTLRNLRAAETRLALPGQGGISAAGTLGRLVITLAGRGTVDTTQAQADSLSVTLAGGGGIAARVDGPAAGTVAGSGQVAISGQPVCAIRNVGKARIICPAGR, from the coding sequence ATGCTGTTGCCGGCGGCGCTTGCGGTTTTGCTTGCCGGTGCGGACGGGGCGGCGCTGCGCGACTATCCGGTGGCTGGTTTCGAGGCCGTCGATCTCGCGGCCAACGCAATGCTGACCGTGGAACAGGGGGCGATGGCCCGTGTCGCGGCGACGGGCGATGCGAGGCTGCTGCGCTGCCTGACGGCGACGGTGGTGGAGGACAGGCTGGTGATCGGCTGGGCGGGCCGGCGCGGGCGCGGTTCGGTGGCGCGGGGCGGCAGGCCGGACGAGATCGTCGTCACCGGGCGCGCCGATTGTCCGTCGATGGGGGATCCCGGCCGGTTGCATGTCCGGGTCACGGCACCGACGGTTACGCGCGTCAGGCTGATCGAACAGGGGCGGATCGACATCGGCCCGCTGAGCGTGCCCGGCTTTGCCGTCACTTTGGCCGGGCGGGGTCAGGTGACGCTGCGCAATCTGCGCGCGGCCGAGACCCGGCTTGCGCTTCCGGGGCAGGGTGGCATCAGCGCGGCGGGAACGCTCGGCCGGCTGGTCATCACCCTGGCCGGGCGCGGGACTGTCGACACGACACAGGCGCAGGCCGACAGCCTGTCGGTCACGCTGGCCGGCGGTGGCGGGATCGCGGCGCGGGTGGACGGGCCGGCAGCAGGCACGGTCGCGGGTTCAGGCCAGGTCGCTATCAGCGGCCAGCCGGTCTGCGCGATCCGCAATGTGGGCAAGGCCCGGATCATCTGCCCGGCAGGCCGCTGA